From the Microplitis mediator isolate UGA2020A chromosome 6, iyMicMedi2.1, whole genome shotgun sequence genome, one window contains:
- the LOC130669672 gene encoding NADH dehydrogenase [ubiquinone] flavoprotein 1, mitochondrial-like: MAGVITRCSQIPRRQLSLLGVVLNNQQVKSFADAAPEGKKFGSPLNDQDRIFTNLYGRHDWRLKGALKRGDWYKTKEIISKGADWIINEIKVSGLRGRGGAGFPSGMKWSFMNKPSDGRPKYLVINGDEGEPGTCKDREILRHDPHKLVEGCLIAGRAMGACAAYIYIRGEFYNEASNMQVAIAEAYQAGLIGKNACGSGYDFDIFVQRGAGAYICGEETALIESIEGKQGKPRLKPPFPADVGLFGCPTTVTNVETVAVAPTICRRGGTWFASFGRARNHGTKLFNISGHVNNPCTVEEEMSIPLKELIERHAGGVIGGWDNLLGVIPGGSSTPIIPKNVCDTVLLDFDDLVRVQSSFGTAAVIVMNKQTDVIKAIARLISFYKHESCGQCTPCREGISWMYKIMNRFVQGNAEEHEIDMLWELTKQIELHTICALADGAAWPVQGLIRHFRPVIEERMQKFKQSATN, encoded by the exons ATGGCGGGTGTTATCACTCGCTGTTCTCAGATTCCAAGAAGACAATTAA gtcTTCTTGGTGTTGTTTTAAATAACCAACAAGTTAAAAGTTTTGCGGATGCTGCGCCAGAGGGGaag aaatttggAAGTCCGTTAAATGACCAGGATAGAATATTCACAAATTTATATGGTAGACATGACTGGAGATTAAAGGGAGCATTGAAAAGAGGAGATTGGTACAAAACCAAGGAAATTATTTCTAAAGGAGCTGATTGgattataaatgaaataaaagtatcTGGTTTAAGAGGACGTGGAGGTGCTGGCTTTCCTTCGGGAATGAAATGGTCTTTTATGAACAAACCTTCAGATGGAAGACCTAAATACTTGGTGATAAACGGAGATGAAGGGGAACCAGGAACTTGTAAAGATCGTGAAATTTTGCGTCATGATCCTCATAAATTGGTCGAAGGTTGTTTGATAGCCGGTCGTGCCATGGGAGCATGTGCggcttatatttatattagagGAGAGTTTTACAATGAAGCTTCGAACATGCAAGTGGCTATTGCTGAAGCCTACCAAGCAGGTCTAATAGGAAAAAATGCATGCGGATCGGGCTATGATTTTGATATCTTTGTTCAGCGAGGAGCTGGGGCTTATATATGTGGTGAAGAAACAGCTTTGATTGAATCCATTGAAGGAAAACAAGGTAAACCAAGATTGAAACCACCGTTTCCAGCAGATGTTGGGCTTTTTGGATGCCCTACTACTGTAACAAATGTAGAAACCGTTGCTGTTGCGCcg acTATCTGTCGTCGAGGAGGTACATGGTTTGCTTCATTTGGCCGAGCAAGAAATCACGGAACGAAATTGTTTAATATCTCAGGTCACGTTAACAACCCTTGTACGGTAGAGGAAGAAATGTCAATACCTTTGAAGGAGCTGATAGAAAGGCATGCTGGTGGTGTTATTGGAGGCTGGGATAATTTACTAGGTGTTATTCCCGGCGGATCGTCAACTCCTATTATTCCAAAGAa TGTTTGCGATACCGTTCTTTTGGATTTTGATGATCTTGTCAGAGTGCAAAGTTCTTTTGGTACTGCAGCTGTAATCGTGATGAATAAACAGACTGATGTAATCAAGGCGATTGCACGACTCATTAGCTTCTATAAGCATGAATCATGTGGCCAATGTACTCCTTGCCGCGAGGGAATCAGTTGGATGTACAAAATAATGAATCG atTTGTCCAAGGAAACGCAGAAGAACATGAAATTGATATGCTTTGGGAGCTCACAAAGCAAATCGAATTACATACAATTTGTGCTCTAGCTGATGGTGCTGCATGGCCGGTACAAGGTCTGATTAGACATTTCAGGCCTGTGATTGAAGAGAGAatgcaaaaattcaaacaatctGCAACTaattaa